The following are encoded together in the Myxococcales bacterium genome:
- a CDS encoding Fpg/Nei family DNA glycosylase produces MPELPDVMIYVERLRALTEGRTLERVRVVSPFVVRTFDPPIGELAGRRVVGVERLGKRIVLAFEQELFLVIHLMISGRLRWRPPGTLVPKKVGLAAFDFDSGAVVFTEASSKKRASLHVVRGRPALEPFDRGGIEPLDASVGEFSAALLRENRTLKRGLTDPRLVSGVGNAYSDEILFRAGLSPVRLTRQLDDEELARLHQATQSTLTEWIERTRAEVGDGFPEKVTAFRDGMAVHGRFGQPCPKCATKVQRIRYAENEVNYCPRCQTGGKLLADRGLSRLLKGDWPKSIDELEERLGRTE; encoded by the coding sequence ATGCCCGAGCTCCCGGACGTGATGATCTACGTCGAGCGCCTGCGCGCTCTCACCGAGGGTCGGACTCTGGAGCGCGTGCGGGTCGTGAGCCCGTTCGTCGTTCGGACCTTCGACCCGCCGATCGGTGAGCTCGCTGGCCGGCGTGTGGTCGGTGTGGAGCGCTTGGGCAAGCGCATCGTGCTCGCCTTCGAGCAAGAGCTGTTCCTGGTCATCCACCTGATGATCTCTGGGCGCTTGCGCTGGCGGCCGCCGGGTACGCTGGTGCCAAAAAAAGTCGGGCTCGCCGCCTTCGACTTCGACTCTGGCGCGGTGGTCTTCACCGAAGCGAGCAGCAAGAAGCGCGCGAGCCTGCACGTCGTGCGGGGGCGGCCGGCGCTCGAGCCGTTCGACCGAGGGGGCATCGAACCCCTCGACGCGAGCGTCGGCGAGTTCTCGGCGGCGCTCTTGCGGGAGAATCGCACGCTGAAGCGCGGGCTCACGGACCCGCGCCTGGTGAGCGGTGTTGGCAACGCGTACTCCGATGAGATCCTCTTTCGTGCCGGGCTCTCCCCGGTGCGCCTGACCCGGCAGCTCGACGACGAGGAGCTCGCTCGTTTGCACCAGGCGACGCAGAGCACGCTGACCGAGTGGATCGAGCGTACGCGGGCCGAGGTCGGCGATGGGTTTCCCGAGAAGGTCACGGCGTTCCGCGACGGCATGGCGGTCCATGGGCGGTTTGGGCAGCCGTGCCCGAAATGTGCCACGAAGGTTCAGCGCATCCGCTACGCCGAGAACGAGGTCAACTACTGCCCGCGATGTCAGACTGGGGGCAAGCTGCTGGCCGACCGCGGGTTGTCCCGCCTGCTCAAGGGGGACTGGCCGAAGAGCATCGACGAGCTCGAGGAGCGGCTGGGGCGCACGGAATGA
- a CDS encoding universal stress protein, with translation MRISRILVPVEYSESCLGALRLAADWATALGAGLEIIHVWDHPPHVPAEATVEHPPGVKQSLLTLIAENAAREMREFVAKANLPPSLAVSEHLESGDPAAAILVAVERHHADLVVISTHARRGFRHFLLGSVAERVVRLSPVPVLTVPATVPVSGT, from the coding sequence ATGCGCATCTCCCGCATCCTGGTCCCTGTCGAATATTCGGAATCCTGCCTGGGCGCGCTCCGCCTCGCGGCAGATTGGGCAACCGCACTCGGCGCCGGGCTCGAGATCATCCACGTTTGGGATCACCCCCCGCACGTCCCCGCCGAAGCAACCGTCGAGCACCCACCCGGGGTGAAACAATCACTCTTGACGTTGATCGCGGAGAACGCCGCGCGCGAGATGCGTGAGTTCGTCGCCAAGGCAAACTTGCCGCCAAGCCTCGCCGTGTCGGAGCACCTCGAGAGCGGCGATCCCGCGGCGGCCATTCTGGTCGCGGTGGAGCGACATCACGCCGATCTGGTGGTGATCTCGACCCACGCCCGGCGCGGTTTTCGCCACTTCTTGCTCGGCAGCGTCGCGGAGCGAGTGGTTCGCTTGTCGCCGGTGCCCGTGCTCACCGTGCCCGCGACAGTTCCGGTCTCGGGCACCTGA
- a CDS encoding histone deacetylase: MPGFLAEWTTRARRWVRGRPFTLWYDPAYRLPFASLEASTGIDPRRADMVVSYLLGAGFLLAPDVRAPSRIRYEDLARVHSAELLESLQDPVVLGNVFAVDPSDVVVEEVLHTIRLACGGTLDATREALLSRSPTLNLLGGFHHAGPNKGGGFCIVNDIAVAVAAVRAEGYTKRVAVLDLDAHPPDGTAACFAGDPAVWIGSLSGADWGKLEGVDETVLPKDCDDGSYLSALAALLSRMPPAGLAFVLAGGDVLAHDRFGALALSLDGVRRRDLAVHHALAGVPAVWLPGGGYTVDAWRALAGTGMVLARASRTPIPAAADPLGAMFSKVARELTRDQLEGPFWITEADLFGDLDRRSRGSPRFLGYYTTEGIEYAFSRYGLLQQLRRLGYGAFRVAVDRDERGDRFRLFAEADGVEHLLIECVLERRKVADEDVLYVHWLTLRHPRGRFSEKRPRLPGQEEPGLGLSREAGQLFLRVAERLGLAGVAFRPAWLHTAYAARFAMVFVDAIHQAHFEALLEQLAQVRLAELSQAIADGRVTLDGERYTWEAGEMVYWLDQRSPARELVEREKQRARFALTPTPARAAAT; encoded by the coding sequence ATGCCCGGTTTCCTCGCCGAGTGGACCACCCGCGCGCGCCGCTGGGTTCGCGGTCGCCCGTTCACGCTCTGGTACGATCCGGCGTACCGCCTGCCCTTCGCCTCGCTCGAGGCGAGCACCGGCATCGATCCGCGGCGGGCCGACATGGTCGTGTCCTACCTCTTGGGAGCGGGTTTCCTGCTCGCGCCCGACGTGCGCGCGCCGAGTCGTATCCGCTACGAAGATCTCGCGCGGGTTCACTCCGCGGAGTTGCTCGAGTCACTCCAAGATCCGGTGGTGCTCGGCAACGTGTTCGCCGTGGATCCGTCCGACGTGGTCGTCGAAGAGGTCCTGCACACGATTCGTCTGGCCTGTGGCGGCACCCTCGATGCGACGCGCGAGGCGCTTCTGTCGCGCAGCCCGACTCTGAATCTGCTCGGTGGTTTTCACCACGCGGGGCCCAACAAGGGTGGCGGGTTTTGCATCGTCAACGACATCGCGGTCGCCGTGGCGGCGGTGCGCGCCGAGGGATACACGAAACGCGTGGCTGTCCTCGATCTGGACGCACACCCACCCGACGGCACGGCGGCGTGTTTTGCGGGGGACCCGGCCGTGTGGATCGGCTCGCTGTCGGGGGCCGACTGGGGCAAGCTCGAGGGGGTCGACGAGACCGTGTTGCCCAAGGACTGCGACGACGGCAGTTACCTGTCCGCGCTCGCTGCGCTTCTGTCTCGCATGCCCCCCGCGGGCCTGGCCTTCGTGCTCGCCGGCGGGGACGTGCTGGCTCACGACCGGTTTGGTGCGCTGGCCCTGAGCCTCGACGGAGTCCGGCGGCGTGATCTTGCCGTGCACCACGCGCTGGCAGGTGTGCCCGCCGTGTGGCTTCCCGGGGGTGGGTACACCGTGGACGCTTGGCGCGCCCTGGCGGGCACGGGCATGGTGCTCGCACGAGCCTCGAGGACTCCCATCCCGGCTGCCGCGGATCCGCTCGGTGCGATGTTCTCCAAGGTTGCCCGAGAGCTCACCCGCGACCAGCTCGAGGGACCCTTCTGGATCACCGAGGCCGACCTGTTCGGTGATCTCGATCGGCGCTCCCGGGGCTCACCGCGTTTTCTCGGCTACTACACCACCGAGGGCATCGAATACGCGTTCTCGCGCTACGGGTTGCTCCAGCAACTGCGGCGCCTGGGCTACGGCGCTTTTCGCGTGGCGGTCGATCGCGACGAGCGAGGTGACCGCTTTCGATTGTTCGCCGAGGCCGACGGCGTAGAGCATCTGCTGATCGAGTGTGTGCTCGAGCGGCGCAAGGTCGCGGACGAAGACGTGCTCTACGTACACTGGCTCACGCTGCGGCATCCCCGGGGGCGATTCAGCGAAAAACGCCCGCGTCTGCCCGGGCAGGAGGAGCCTGGGCTCGGACTGTCGCGCGAGGCGGGACAGCTGTTTCTGCGCGTCGCCGAGCGTTTGGGTCTGGCGGGTGTCGCGTTCCGGCCTGCCTGGCTGCACACGGCCTACGCCGCGCGCTTTGCCATGGTTTTCGTCGACGCGATTCATCAGGCGCACTTCGAAGCGCTGCTCGAGCAACTCGCTCAGGTCCGCCTCGCCGAGCTGAGCCAGGCCATCGCCGATGGGCGCGTGACGCTCGATGGTGAGCGATACACCTGGGAGGCCGGCGAGATGGTCTACTGGCTGGACCAACGCTCCCCGGCGCGTGAGCTGGTCGAGCGCGAAAAACAGCGCGCGCGCTTCGCGCTAACGCCGACGCCGGCTCGGGCCGCGGCGACCTGA
- a CDS encoding universal stress protein — translation MPSVPPPPPPVPQTYKIVVGVDYSEQSERALRAALDMALYRDVQIYCVAVAEGHGPGRPVVESAEMHETFHDAAQRTLERFIAKEIDELEKSGLKLNRKRVAAAIDFGKPADGVLAMAEDVHADLVVVGTHGRTGLERLLLGSVAMDLLRRAHCPVLVTR, via the coding sequence ATGCCCAGCGTTCCTCCGCCTCCCCCGCCCGTGCCGCAGACCTACAAGATCGTAGTCGGCGTCGACTACTCGGAGCAGAGTGAACGAGCCCTCCGCGCAGCGCTCGACATGGCTCTCTACCGCGACGTTCAGATCTACTGCGTGGCGGTGGCCGAAGGTCACGGCCCGGGTCGCCCGGTCGTCGAGAGCGCAGAGATGCACGAGACTTTTCACGACGCGGCCCAGCGCACACTCGAGCGTTTCATCGCCAAGGAGATCGACGAGCTAGAAAAGTCGGGGCTCAAGTTGAATCGCAAGCGCGTGGCCGCCGCGATCGACTTTGGGAAGCCCGCCGACGGCGTGCTGGCAATGGCCGAGGACGTGCACGCCGACCTGGTGGTCGTCGGCACACATGGGCGAACCGGACTGGAACGTCTCCTGCTTGGCTCCGTCGCGATGGATCTGCTGCGACGCGCCCACTGTCCCGTGCTCGTCACTCGCTGA
- a CDS encoding acyl-CoA thioesterase, protein MKAQPPAHCLTRYVIRVRFCETDLMGIVHHGSYLNYFEAGRVEYMHRRGVDYLEWAKQGLHLPVVDAGLRYRKTARFDERLVIETRLVEHTRVTVRFGYQLFRESAASDELVTEGHTLLACVDDRHAPRRIPAEMLALFTAPETHPRPIDAA, encoded by the coding sequence GTGAAAGCCCAGCCGCCCGCGCACTGCCTGACCCGCTACGTCATCCGTGTGCGGTTCTGCGAGACGGATCTGATGGGGATCGTGCACCACGGCTCGTACCTCAATTATTTCGAGGCCGGTCGCGTGGAGTACATGCACCGGCGTGGGGTCGACTATCTGGAATGGGCGAAGCAGGGTCTACACCTGCCGGTCGTGGATGCCGGGCTTCGGTATCGAAAGACCGCCCGCTTCGACGAGCGACTCGTCATCGAGACACGCTTGGTCGAGCACACTCGGGTCACCGTGCGTTTCGGCTACCAGCTGTTTCGCGAGAGCGCGGCGTCCGACGAACTCGTGACGGAGGGACACACCTTGCTCGCGTGTGTGGACGACCGGCACGCACCTCGGCGGATCCCGGCGGAAATGCTGGCGCTGTTCACCGCGCCCGAGACTCACCCGCGCCCGATCGATGCGGCGTAG